Proteins from a genomic interval of Parafrankia discariae:
- a CDS encoding helix-turn-helix domain-containing protein, with product MSMLLPGASAPGLNADEKRLWTVRDLADYLGVPVNTIYKWRSMGEGPPAYKVGRYIRFDRREVDEWLEKRRPR from the coding sequence ATGAGCATGTTGCTGCCGGGCGCATCGGCCCCGGGTTTGAACGCCGACGAGAAGAGACTATGGACCGTTCGTGATCTGGCCGATTACCTCGGTGTACCCGTCAACACCATCTACAAGTGGCGATCCATGGGGGAGGGGCCGCCTGCGTACAAGGTTGGAAGATATATCCGCTTCGATCGTCGAGAGGTAGATGAGTGGCTGGAGAAACGGCGGCCACGCTAA